In the genome of Cryptomeria japonica chromosome 8, Sugi_1.0, whole genome shotgun sequence, one region contains:
- the LOC131050638 gene encoding anther-specific proline-rich protein APG has translation MSNTTVMRVDMDCYKCKRIALQSVTKIEGIDMISINMKEHTLTVVGDADPVCIVNQIRKKFKCAQLLPPPPPPPSPEPAPAPTPEPAPAPAPEPTPAPDPAPAPDPAPAPEAAPAPTPAPEPTPAPAAEPPPPPAPAPAPVEIHREIVYYPQYPPCMGYAPSFPPGQYCGCPACSRKSDMPWPMRPPLTSPPEQVYVWKEEDQNFCTIC, from the exons ATGTCTAAT ACGACTGTTATGAGGGTGGATATGGACTGCTACAAATGCAAGAGAATTGCCTTGCAGTCTGTCACAAAAATAGAGG GAATTGATATGATTTCTATCAATATGAAGGAGCATACCTTAACTGTGGTAGGAGATGCAGATCCAGTGTGCATTGTTAATCAGATAAGGAAGAAGTTCAAGTGTGCTCAATTGCTTCCACCACCACCGCCACCACCATCACCAGAACCAGCGCCAGCGCCAACACCAGAACCAGCACCAGCGCCAGCGCCAGAACCAACACCAGCTCCAGACCCAGCACCAGCTCCAGACCCAGCACCAGCGCCAGAAGCAGCGCCGGCGCCGACACCAGCACCAGAGCCAACACCAGCGCCTGCAGCTGAACCTCCACCTCCACCAGCACCGGCGCCAGCGCCAGTAGAGATCCATCGGGAGATAGTTTACTATCCTCAGTATCCTCCATGCATGGGGTATGCCCCATCATTTCCACCTGGACAATATTGTGGATGTCCTGCATGTTCAAGAAAATCAGATATGCCATGGCCTATGCGCCCTCCTCTTACTTCTCCTCCTGAACAAGTCTATGTGTGGAAGGAGGAGGATCAAAATTTCTGTACTATTTGTTAG